A stretch of Labrus mixtus chromosome 7, fLabMix1.1, whole genome shotgun sequence DNA encodes these proteins:
- the LOC132977803 gene encoding E3 ubiquitin-protein ligase DTX3L-like isoform X3, whose translation MSETEEQMDWSSQASTSCANCDVDEAQVTLSVQWSEGRQPLRSDKKLEKALQTWVNKNKMNVNYSVSKVSEDGRAVIKIKPRPALSDLEKLCGQTLNVKDGKQVKVMYIILTPPGLETQISDNTSTTSAPPQSKSEPQDIEKQIAEAASDTAPPSSGSKPQTEQPVEQSNTSSPEAVSPADEVTCILALGFFWYLNHIYNKEVEHIMTKNQVSITSNVHVTFKAQENGSFQNAYSDFQILVNKCLNESSGAAFSLKNTDSKQLMHVLKNVQEKESKLLLTLSSEQVSVYGPDQTVNALQNYLSPSTYMNPSVEESTEVHQYTSSSIHMSTKDPLLDSGLSIEENNWKLIETSFGEKLAKIKDKFGVDIQESVISQGQVQVKAHYKRSGGNASMESHALRALLQLYQKIATSPFNQPHGATVLNGSLKNSGAVHASEEASSGPELNRKSGYNTHNTEEPKGEGATAGDTKEENCSICMDPFKKKKQLKCKHEFCEACLEQSKKSLGPCCPLCKDVFGKMEGDQPYGKMTWRSGPTSLSGYSQCGCIIINYWIPGGLQTEKHPNPGKRYEGISREAYLPDNKEGNEVLRLLQKAFDQKLIFTVGMSRTTGKENQVTWNDIHHKTSTSGGPQCFGYPDPGYLSRVRDELKAKGIV comes from the exons ATGTCAGAAACAGAGGAACAAATGGAC TGGAGTTCACAGGCTTCGACGTCTTGCGCCAATTGTGACGTG GATGAAGCTCAAGTCACTCTATCTGTCCAGTGGTCAGAGGGACGTCAGCCACTGAGGAGTGATAAAAAACTAGAGAAGGCTCTCCAGACATGggtcaataaaaacaaaatgaatgtaaacTACTCAGTTTCCAAAGTCTCAGAAGATGGGAGAGCTGTGATTAAGATTAAACCAAGACCAG ccctGAGTGACCTTGAGAAACTTTGTGGACAAACACTGAATGTCAAAGATGGCAAACAAGTGAAAGTCATGTATATTATACTGACACCACCAGGGCTGGAGACACAAATATCAGACAACACTTCAACAACCTCTGCGCCTCCCCAATCCAAGTCAGAGCCCCAAgat ATCGAGAAACAAATAGCAGAGGCGGCTTCAGACACCGCTCCTCCTTCATCTGGGTCAAAGCCACAaact GAGCAACCTGTGGAACAAAGTAATACCAGCAGTCCAGAAGCAGTTTCCCCAGCAGATGAAGTGACGTGTATTCTCGCATTGGGCTTTTTCTGGTACTTGAACCACATCTACAACAAGGAAGTTGAACATATAATGACAAAGAATCAGGTTTCAATAACTTCAAATGtacatgtgacatttaaagcacAGGAAAATGGAAGCTTTCAAAACGCCTATTCTGACTTCCAAATCCTTGTCAACAagtgtttgaatgaatccaGTGGCGCAGCGTTTTCTCTCAAGAACACAGATTCAAAACAGTTAATGCACGTACTGAAAAACGTCCAGGAGAAGGAGAGCAAGCTTCTTCTTACTTTATCCTCTGAACAAGTGAGCGTGTACGGGCCAGACCAGACTGTTAATGCTCTCCAGAATTATTTGAGTCCATCAACATATATGAATCCTTCTGTTGAAGAGTCTACAGAGGTGCATCAATACACATCATCAAGCATCCATATGAGCACCAAAGACCCTCTCCTCGACTCTGGGCTCAGCATTGAGGAAAACAACTGGAAGCTTATTGAAACTTCCTTTGGTGAGAAATTAGCAAAGATTAAAGATAAGTTTGGTGTCGACATTCAAGAATCAGTCATCAGTCAAGGCCAAGTACAAGTCAAAGCTCACTACAAGAGAAGTGGAGGAAATGCATCAATGGAAAGCCATGCTCTCAGAGCTCTTCTCCAACTTTACCAGAAGATTGCCACTTCCCCCTTCAACCAGCCCCATGGTGCCACGGTGCTCAATGGCTCGCTGAAGAACTCTGGTGCTGTTCATGCGTCAGAAGAGGCATCCAGTGGACctgaattaaacagaaaatcaggatacaacacacacaacactgaggAACCTAAAGGAGAGGGAGCCACAGCTGGAGACACCAAAGAAGAAAACTGTTCGATATGCATGGACCCattcaaaaagaagaaacagctgaAGTGCAAACATGAGTTTTGTGAGGCATGCCTGGAACAATCAAAGAAAAGTTTGGGACCCTGTTGCCCTTTGTGCAAAGATGTCTTTGGTAAGATGGAGGGAGACCAGCCGTATGGAAAAATGACATGGAGATCAGGTCCCACGTCCCTCTCTGGATACTCACAGTGTGGCTGTATAATCATCAACTATTGGATTCCAGGTGGACTACAGACG GAAAAGCATCCGAATCCTGGAAAGCGCTATGAGGGCATCTCCAGAGAAGCATATCTGCCGGACAATAAAGAGGGCAATGAAGTGCTGCGCCTGTTGCAGAAAGCTTTTGATCAGAAGCTCATTTTCACTGTCGGGATGTCAAGGACAACCGGGAAGGAGAACCAGGTGACTTGGAACGATATTCACCACAAAACTTCAACCTCAGGAGGACCACAATG TTTTGGGTATCCTGATCCTGGTTACCTGAGCAGAGTCCGAGACGAGCTGAAAGCTAAAGGCATCGTGTGA
- the LOC132977803 gene encoding E3 ubiquitin-protein ligase DTX3L-like isoform X2 encodes MSETEEQMDDEAQVTLSVQWSEGRQPLRSDKKLEKALQTWVNKNKMNVNYSVSKVSEDGRAVIKIKPRPALSDLEKLCGQTLNVKDGKQVKVMYIILTPPGLETQISDNTSTTSAPPQSKSEPQDIEKQIAEAASDIAPPPHCKSEPQDIEKQIAEAASDTAPPSSGSKPQTEQPVEQSNTSSPEAVSPADEVTCILALGFFWYLNHIYNKEVEHIMTKNQVSITSNVHVTFKAQENGSFQNAYSDFQILVNKCLNESSGAAFSLKNTDSKQLMHVLKNVQEKESKLLLTLSSEQVSVYGPDQTVNALQNYLSPSTYMNPSVEESTEVHQYTSSSIHMSTKDPLLDSGLSIEENNWKLIETSFGEKLAKIKDKFGVDIQESVISQGQVQVKAHYKRSGGNASMESHALRALLQLYQKIATSPFNQPHGATVLNGSLKNSGAVHASEEASSGPELNRKSGYNTHNTEEPKGEGATAGDTKEENCSICMDPFKKKKQLKCKHEFCEACLEQSKKSLGPCCPLCKDVFGKMEGDQPYGKMTWRSGPTSLSGYSQCGCIIINYWIPGGLQTEKHPNPGKRYEGISREAYLPDNKEGNEVLRLLQKAFDQKLIFTVGMSRTTGKENQVTWNDIHHKTSTSGGPQCFGYPDPGYLSRVRDELKAKGIV; translated from the exons ATGTCAGAAACAGAGGAACAAATGGAC GATGAAGCTCAAGTCACTCTATCTGTCCAGTGGTCAGAGGGACGTCAGCCACTGAGGAGTGATAAAAAACTAGAGAAGGCTCTCCAGACATGggtcaataaaaacaaaatgaatgtaaacTACTCAGTTTCCAAAGTCTCAGAAGATGGGAGAGCTGTGATTAAGATTAAACCAAGACCAG ccctGAGTGACCTTGAGAAACTTTGTGGACAAACACTGAATGTCAAAGATGGCAAACAAGTGAAAGTCATGTATATTATACTGACACCACCAGGGCTGGAGACACAAATATCAGACAACACTTCAACAACCTCTGCGCCTCCCCAATCCAAGTCAGAGCCCCAAgat ATCGAGAAACAAATAGCAGAGGCGGCTTCAGACATCGCTCCTCCTCCCCACTGCAAGTCAGAGCCCCAAgat ATCGAGAAACAAATAGCAGAGGCGGCTTCAGACACCGCTCCTCCTTCATCTGGGTCAAAGCCACAaact GAGCAACCTGTGGAACAAAGTAATACCAGCAGTCCAGAAGCAGTTTCCCCAGCAGATGAAGTGACGTGTATTCTCGCATTGGGCTTTTTCTGGTACTTGAACCACATCTACAACAAGGAAGTTGAACATATAATGACAAAGAATCAGGTTTCAATAACTTCAAATGtacatgtgacatttaaagcacAGGAAAATGGAAGCTTTCAAAACGCCTATTCTGACTTCCAAATCCTTGTCAACAagtgtttgaatgaatccaGTGGCGCAGCGTTTTCTCTCAAGAACACAGATTCAAAACAGTTAATGCACGTACTGAAAAACGTCCAGGAGAAGGAGAGCAAGCTTCTTCTTACTTTATCCTCTGAACAAGTGAGCGTGTACGGGCCAGACCAGACTGTTAATGCTCTCCAGAATTATTTGAGTCCATCAACATATATGAATCCTTCTGTTGAAGAGTCTACAGAGGTGCATCAATACACATCATCAAGCATCCATATGAGCACCAAAGACCCTCTCCTCGACTCTGGGCTCAGCATTGAGGAAAACAACTGGAAGCTTATTGAAACTTCCTTTGGTGAGAAATTAGCAAAGATTAAAGATAAGTTTGGTGTCGACATTCAAGAATCAGTCATCAGTCAAGGCCAAGTACAAGTCAAAGCTCACTACAAGAGAAGTGGAGGAAATGCATCAATGGAAAGCCATGCTCTCAGAGCTCTTCTCCAACTTTACCAGAAGATTGCCACTTCCCCCTTCAACCAGCCCCATGGTGCCACGGTGCTCAATGGCTCGCTGAAGAACTCTGGTGCTGTTCATGCGTCAGAAGAGGCATCCAGTGGACctgaattaaacagaaaatcaggatacaacacacacaacactgaggAACCTAAAGGAGAGGGAGCCACAGCTGGAGACACCAAAGAAGAAAACTGTTCGATATGCATGGACCCattcaaaaagaagaaacagctgaAGTGCAAACATGAGTTTTGTGAGGCATGCCTGGAACAATCAAAGAAAAGTTTGGGACCCTGTTGCCCTTTGTGCAAAGATGTCTTTGGTAAGATGGAGGGAGACCAGCCGTATGGAAAAATGACATGGAGATCAGGTCCCACGTCCCTCTCTGGATACTCACAGTGTGGCTGTATAATCATCAACTATTGGATTCCAGGTGGACTACAGACG GAAAAGCATCCGAATCCTGGAAAGCGCTATGAGGGCATCTCCAGAGAAGCATATCTGCCGGACAATAAAGAGGGCAATGAAGTGCTGCGCCTGTTGCAGAAAGCTTTTGATCAGAAGCTCATTTTCACTGTCGGGATGTCAAGGACAACCGGGAAGGAGAACCAGGTGACTTGGAACGATATTCACCACAAAACTTCAACCTCAGGAGGACCACAATG TTTTGGGTATCCTGATCCTGGTTACCTGAGCAGAGTCCGAGACGAGCTGAAAGCTAAAGGCATCGTGTGA
- the LOC132977803 gene encoding E3 ubiquitin-protein ligase DTX3L-like isoform X1: MSETEEQMDWSSQASTSCANCDVDEAQVTLSVQWSEGRQPLRSDKKLEKALQTWVNKNKMNVNYSVSKVSEDGRAVIKIKPRPALSDLEKLCGQTLNVKDGKQVKVMYIILTPPGLETQISDNTSTTSAPPQSKSEPQDIEKQIAEAASDIAPPPHCKSEPQDIEKQIAEAASDTAPPSSGSKPQTEQPVEQSNTSSPEAVSPADEVTCILALGFFWYLNHIYNKEVEHIMTKNQVSITSNVHVTFKAQENGSFQNAYSDFQILVNKCLNESSGAAFSLKNTDSKQLMHVLKNVQEKESKLLLTLSSEQVSVYGPDQTVNALQNYLSPSTYMNPSVEESTEVHQYTSSSIHMSTKDPLLDSGLSIEENNWKLIETSFGEKLAKIKDKFGVDIQESVISQGQVQVKAHYKRSGGNASMESHALRALLQLYQKIATSPFNQPHGATVLNGSLKNSGAVHASEEASSGPELNRKSGYNTHNTEEPKGEGATAGDTKEENCSICMDPFKKKKQLKCKHEFCEACLEQSKKSLGPCCPLCKDVFGKMEGDQPYGKMTWRSGPTSLSGYSQCGCIIINYWIPGGLQTEKHPNPGKRYEGISREAYLPDNKEGNEVLRLLQKAFDQKLIFTVGMSRTTGKENQVTWNDIHHKTSTSGGPQCFGYPDPGYLSRVRDELKAKGIV; the protein is encoded by the exons ATGTCAGAAACAGAGGAACAAATGGAC TGGAGTTCACAGGCTTCGACGTCTTGCGCCAATTGTGACGTG GATGAAGCTCAAGTCACTCTATCTGTCCAGTGGTCAGAGGGACGTCAGCCACTGAGGAGTGATAAAAAACTAGAGAAGGCTCTCCAGACATGggtcaataaaaacaaaatgaatgtaaacTACTCAGTTTCCAAAGTCTCAGAAGATGGGAGAGCTGTGATTAAGATTAAACCAAGACCAG ccctGAGTGACCTTGAGAAACTTTGTGGACAAACACTGAATGTCAAAGATGGCAAACAAGTGAAAGTCATGTATATTATACTGACACCACCAGGGCTGGAGACACAAATATCAGACAACACTTCAACAACCTCTGCGCCTCCCCAATCCAAGTCAGAGCCCCAAgat ATCGAGAAACAAATAGCAGAGGCGGCTTCAGACATCGCTCCTCCTCCCCACTGCAAGTCAGAGCCCCAAgat ATCGAGAAACAAATAGCAGAGGCGGCTTCAGACACCGCTCCTCCTTCATCTGGGTCAAAGCCACAaact GAGCAACCTGTGGAACAAAGTAATACCAGCAGTCCAGAAGCAGTTTCCCCAGCAGATGAAGTGACGTGTATTCTCGCATTGGGCTTTTTCTGGTACTTGAACCACATCTACAACAAGGAAGTTGAACATATAATGACAAAGAATCAGGTTTCAATAACTTCAAATGtacatgtgacatttaaagcacAGGAAAATGGAAGCTTTCAAAACGCCTATTCTGACTTCCAAATCCTTGTCAACAagtgtttgaatgaatccaGTGGCGCAGCGTTTTCTCTCAAGAACACAGATTCAAAACAGTTAATGCACGTACTGAAAAACGTCCAGGAGAAGGAGAGCAAGCTTCTTCTTACTTTATCCTCTGAACAAGTGAGCGTGTACGGGCCAGACCAGACTGTTAATGCTCTCCAGAATTATTTGAGTCCATCAACATATATGAATCCTTCTGTTGAAGAGTCTACAGAGGTGCATCAATACACATCATCAAGCATCCATATGAGCACCAAAGACCCTCTCCTCGACTCTGGGCTCAGCATTGAGGAAAACAACTGGAAGCTTATTGAAACTTCCTTTGGTGAGAAATTAGCAAAGATTAAAGATAAGTTTGGTGTCGACATTCAAGAATCAGTCATCAGTCAAGGCCAAGTACAAGTCAAAGCTCACTACAAGAGAAGTGGAGGAAATGCATCAATGGAAAGCCATGCTCTCAGAGCTCTTCTCCAACTTTACCAGAAGATTGCCACTTCCCCCTTCAACCAGCCCCATGGTGCCACGGTGCTCAATGGCTCGCTGAAGAACTCTGGTGCTGTTCATGCGTCAGAAGAGGCATCCAGTGGACctgaattaaacagaaaatcaggatacaacacacacaacactgaggAACCTAAAGGAGAGGGAGCCACAGCTGGAGACACCAAAGAAGAAAACTGTTCGATATGCATGGACCCattcaaaaagaagaaacagctgaAGTGCAAACATGAGTTTTGTGAGGCATGCCTGGAACAATCAAAGAAAAGTTTGGGACCCTGTTGCCCTTTGTGCAAAGATGTCTTTGGTAAGATGGAGGGAGACCAGCCGTATGGAAAAATGACATGGAGATCAGGTCCCACGTCCCTCTCTGGATACTCACAGTGTGGCTGTATAATCATCAACTATTGGATTCCAGGTGGACTACAGACG GAAAAGCATCCGAATCCTGGAAAGCGCTATGAGGGCATCTCCAGAGAAGCATATCTGCCGGACAATAAAGAGGGCAATGAAGTGCTGCGCCTGTTGCAGAAAGCTTTTGATCAGAAGCTCATTTTCACTGTCGGGATGTCAAGGACAACCGGGAAGGAGAACCAGGTGACTTGGAACGATATTCACCACAAAACTTCAACCTCAGGAGGACCACAATG TTTTGGGTATCCTGATCCTGGTTACCTGAGCAGAGTCCGAGACGAGCTGAAAGCTAAAGGCATCGTGTGA